The following are encoded in a window of Haloarcula halophila genomic DNA:
- a CDS encoding vWA domain-containing protein, translating to MTANVLTDVNRPYVPRGGTTVTAEIEVEPGRQERPPTRQIALCLDASGSMAGELIEQAREGAEWIFGLLEPTDYLSIVAFDNEVETVLEATRWGTIDRTAAVDLVTEISAGGGTDMYSGLLEANASLDGLPSDEDTVRRILLLSDGKDNRKDADDFAELAREIDREGIRIEAAGIGTEYREATIRSLGTAARGEWTHLARPGDIETFFGEAVEDAGSVVAPDAELELVVDNGVDISEVYRAIPQAQTVDPEWERNQATIRLPDLLDRETQCVVLKLRVPERATTGTVVLADVTLTARGETASGEITVEYTDDNDLLAEHVETVDIDHRETVVRTELGRGNVAAAQTEIEKMTEIHGDGTEAVEAAKRQTQIVSEGGRAEQSEATRVVTDEGVQE from the coding sequence ATGACTGCGAACGTCCTGACGGACGTGAACCGGCCGTACGTTCCGCGGGGTGGGACGACGGTCACGGCCGAAATCGAGGTGGAGCCGGGGAGACAGGAACGACCACCGACTCGACAGATCGCGCTCTGTCTCGACGCGAGCGGATCGATGGCGGGGGAGTTGATCGAACAGGCACGTGAGGGAGCCGAGTGGATCTTCGGTCTCCTGGAACCGACCGACTACCTCTCGATCGTCGCGTTCGACAACGAGGTCGAGACGGTACTCGAAGCCACCCGCTGGGGGACGATCGATCGGACGGCGGCAGTCGACCTCGTTACGGAGATCAGTGCTGGGGGTGGAACGGACATGTACAGTGGACTGCTCGAAGCGAACGCCAGTCTGGACGGACTCCCGAGTGACGAGGACACCGTCCGACGGATCCTGTTGCTCTCGGACGGGAAGGACAACCGCAAGGACGCCGACGACTTCGCCGAACTAGCCCGGGAGATCGACCGTGAGGGCATCCGTATCGAAGCCGCCGGTATCGGGACGGAGTACCGGGAAGCGACGATCAGGAGCCTCGGGACGGCTGCTCGGGGCGAGTGGACCCACTTGGCACGGCCCGGCGACATCGAGACGTTCTTCGGCGAGGCCGTCGAGGACGCGGGCTCGGTCGTCGCGCCGGACGCGGAGTTGGAGTTGGTCGTCGACAACGGCGTGGACATCAGCGAGGTCTACCGGGCGATTCCCCAGGCTCAGACTGTCGACCCGGAGTGGGAACGGAACCAGGCGACGATCCGCCTGCCGGACCTGCTCGACCGGGAGACCCAGTGTGTAGTCCTGAAGCTACGGGTCCCGGAGCGGGCGACGACCGGAACCGTCGTCCTGGCGGACGTGACACTGACTGCCCGTGGGGAGACGGCTAGCGGCGAGATCACCGTCGAGTACACCGACGACAACGATCTGCTGGCCGAACACGTCGAGACGGTCGACATCGACCACCGGGAGACGGTCGTCAGGACGGAACTGGGGCGTGGCAACGTGGCGGCAGCACAGACCGAGATCGAGAAGATGACCGAGATCCACGGCGACGGGACCGAGGCGGTCGAGGCGGCCAAACGACAGACACAGATCGTGAGCGAGGGCGGGCGAGCCGAACAGAGCGAGGCGACCAGAGTCGTCACGGACGAGGGTGTCCAGGAGTGA
- a CDS encoding FHA domain-containing protein — MPGTGETVECPICGVRFDPTTAGGWCTNPGCGEWQSDTGDERSGGAVVYSPTGDPDRLGLLEQAAAQADADSAGESVESTVDESDGAAQPAAEDPSLTCPDCGATHDDANFCIECGSRLDSDRNDTPESLRLAVCGRQVAVTDGDCVGRDIRAAMLDAGRSDDEAVRVHREHVRFRKEADGFYLVDLGDNPTRLNDRLLERGDREPVAPGDELGLSEVVTARVRHPENPTD; from the coding sequence ATGCCGGGTACGGGGGAGACAGTCGAGTGTCCGATCTGTGGGGTCCGGTTCGATCCGACGACAGCCGGTGGGTGGTGTACGAACCCCGGATGCGGCGAGTGGCAGTCCGACACCGGAGACGAGCGTTCCGGGGGAGCGGTCGTCTACTCGCCGACCGGTGACCCGGACCGGCTCGGACTCCTCGAACAGGCCGCGGCACAAGCGGACGCCGACAGCGCTGGCGAGTCGGTCGAGTCGACCGTCGACGAATCCGACGGAGCAGCCCAACCGGCTGCTGAGGACCCGTCTCTGACGTGTCCGGACTGTGGGGCGACCCACGACGACGCGAACTTCTGTATCGAGTGTGGCAGCCGACTCGACAGCGACCGGAACGATACGCCGGAGTCACTCCGCCTAGCTGTCTGTGGCCGACAGGTCGCCGTTACCGACGGTGACTGTGTCGGCCGCGACATCCGTGCTGCGATGCTCGACGCCGGACGGTCGGACGACGAGGCCGTGCGAGTCCATCGGGAGCATGTCCGGTTTCGAAAGGAAGCCGACGGGTTCTACCTCGTCGACCTGGGTGACAACCCGACGCGCCTCAACGACCGTCTCCTGGAGCGGGGCGACCGCGAGCCGGTGGCACCGGGCGACGAACTGGGCCTCTCGGAGGTCGTCACCGCGAGGGTTCGCCATCCGGAGAACCCCACAGATTAA
- a CDS encoding DUF3179 domain-containing protein, which yields MHTRRSFLRGVGVAGVVGVAGCLGGDEPSAEESSNEPTATSDATGTPPPTAERSLHLAQDIGTLDGEVISGGVPKDGIPAIDEPTFQAAERASLDDGEPVFGLVRGGDTRAYPQRILVHHEIVNDTVDGDPVAVTYCPLTGTAQGFERGPVEFGVSGDLVNSNLVMYDRGTDSRWPQILATAIDGPLAGETLREFRVVWTTWGKWRAVHPGTEVLTEDTGYTRRYGDDPYGQYNPPGGYYASDRTLFEPLSRDDRAHPKSVVVGTRTADGALAFDKESLLAAGVLTGAIQGRQYVAVADDTLSTGYVYANPDGRTVENRADGYSLDGEPVAADSLPLERALAFDAMWFAWAGFYPGTGYVN from the coding sequence ATGCACACACGACGGTCGTTCCTGCGTGGTGTCGGCGTGGCCGGCGTGGTCGGGGTGGCGGGGTGTCTCGGCGGTGACGAGCCGTCGGCTGAAGAGTCGTCGAACGAACCGACAGCGACCAGTGACGCGACTGGGACACCCCCACCGACTGCCGAGCGATCGTTGCATCTGGCTCAGGACATCGGGACGCTCGACGGAGAGGTGATCAGCGGCGGCGTCCCGAAAGACGGCATCCCGGCCATCGACGAACCGACGTTCCAAGCGGCCGAGAGAGCGTCGCTCGACGACGGCGAACCAGTGTTCGGTCTCGTCCGTGGCGGGGACACCAGAGCGTACCCACAGCGGATCCTCGTCCACCACGAGATCGTCAACGACACCGTCGATGGCGACCCGGTAGCGGTCACGTACTGTCCGCTGACCGGCACCGCACAGGGGTTCGAGCGTGGACCGGTGGAGTTCGGCGTCTCGGGCGACCTGGTCAACTCGAACCTCGTGATGTACGATCGGGGCACGGATAGCCGGTGGCCACAGATCCTGGCGACGGCGATCGACGGGCCGCTTGCCGGCGAAACGCTCCGGGAGTTCCGCGTCGTCTGGACGACCTGGGGGAAGTGGCGGGCCGTCCATCCCGGAACGGAGGTGCTGACCGAAGATACCGGCTACACCAGGCGGTACGGCGACGACCCGTACGGTCAGTACAACCCCCCAGGTGGCTACTACGCCAGTGATCGGACGTTGTTCGAACCGCTGTCCCGGGACGACCGAGCGCACCCGAAGTCCGTCGTCGTCGGGACCCGGACGGCCGACGGCGCACTCGCGTTCGACAAGGAGTCGTTGCTCGCTGCCGGCGTCCTGACCGGTGCCATCCAGGGCCGGCAGTACGTCGCCGTTGCCGACGACACCCTGTCGACCGGGTACGTCTACGCGAACCCCGACGGCCGCACGGTCGAGAACCGGGCCGACGGCTACAGCCTCGACGGGGAACCGGTCGCGGCCGACTCGCTCCCGCTGGAGCGCGCACTCGCGTTCGACGCGATGTGGTTCGCGTGGGCGGGGTTCTACCCCGGGACCGGCTATGTCAACTGA
- a CDS encoding FHA domain-containing serine/threonine-protein kinase — protein MPWEPQTGDVVADRYRLTEFLGQGGFARVHRAVDGETNESVVLKHPNYTDSKNDPELIDEYFQKEVESLRRVSAAGGHENVMDLYDCVEDREVTFLVAQLVEDGLDLNEVIDRHGPIEDTEQVRQIGIDLCDAMGFLHENEIVYRDLKPENVLLTPDITPTLIDFNTATGFDPTSDPVSGDNGTTILGPYKPREVADATRTDVRQGPWSDVYSVGKTLLFLLKGSVPEKDGINPQQFGADCEAYLAEIVERATQTDHRDRYSNATVLKAVLEARDPTPPETASVVYRQQNKRFTVGPGDTIGRAGATGPPASITIEDPKDEYISSVQIQFDIEGDDWYLQDRSLNGTFVQQGGGWQRVLCESGRERLREVGEDPTDRHGHVPPESVPIHEGDLVALVHPTYGVTFEFHTE, from the coding sequence ATGCCCTGGGAACCACAGACCGGTGACGTCGTCGCCGACCGGTACAGACTGACCGAGTTCCTCGGACAGGGGGGATTCGCCCGCGTCCACCGGGCCGTCGACGGCGAGACGAACGAGTCGGTCGTGTTGAAACACCCGAACTACACCGACTCGAAGAACGATCCGGAACTCATCGACGAGTACTTCCAGAAGGAAGTCGAGTCGCTCCGGCGTGTCAGCGCCGCGGGCGGCCACGAGAACGTTATGGACCTCTATGACTGTGTCGAGGACCGGGAGGTCACCTTTCTCGTGGCGCAACTCGTCGAGGACGGGCTGGATCTCAACGAGGTCATCGACCGGCACGGCCCGATCGAGGATACCGAACAGGTCCGCCAGATCGGGATCGACCTCTGTGACGCGATGGGCTTTCTCCACGAGAACGAGATCGTCTACCGGGACCTGAAACCGGAGAACGTCCTGTTGACGCCGGACATCACGCCGACGCTGATCGATTTCAACACTGCGACGGGGTTCGATCCGACGAGCGATCCGGTCTCGGGGGACAACGGGACGACGATCCTCGGGCCGTACAAGCCACGCGAGGTCGCCGACGCCACCCGGACTGACGTTCGACAGGGACCCTGGTCGGACGTCTATTCGGTGGGAAAGACGCTGCTCTTTCTGTTGAAAGGGAGCGTTCCGGAGAAAGACGGCATCAATCCACAGCAGTTCGGGGCCGACTGTGAGGCGTACCTCGCGGAGATCGTCGAGCGTGCCACCCAGACCGATCATCGCGACCGCTACAGCAACGCGACGGTACTGAAAGCCGTTCTGGAGGCAAGAGATCCCACGCCGCCGGAGACGGCATCGGTCGTCTATCGCCAGCAGAACAAGCGGTTCACCGTCGGTCCGGGCGATACCATCGGCCGGGCCGGAGCCACGGGGCCGCCCGCGTCGATCACGATCGAGGACCCGAAAGACGAGTATATCTCTTCGGTACAGATCCAGTTCGATATCGAGGGCGACGACTGGTATCTCCAGGACCGAAGCCTCAACGGAACGTTCGTCCAGCAGGGCGGTGGCTGGCAACGGGTGCTGTGTGAATCGGGACGGGAACGGCTCCGGGAGGTCGGTGAGGACCCGACAGACAGACACGGACACGTGCCACCCGAGTCCGTCCCGATCCACGAGGGCGACCTCGTCGCCCTGGTCCATCCCACCTACGGCGTCACCTTCGAGTTCCATACGGAGTAA
- a CDS encoding protein phosphatase 2C domain-containing protein, translating into MRYSTHYDTGDAKRGDGINEDSLSMTVFEDGHREGHGIGSERGTDEPTPSSTRSVGVFVLADGAGGHDAGDVASYLATTGIAERLAPVAIRAARGRPERFDIEIDDGVLPEESTAVSLRSAITDAVVETHRDILRYVGSAGTRSYTTAVAGICLDGRLHLGWVGDSRTYVVNEATGRIARLTKDHALVQRWAEAGEIDELESQVHPRGNEITRALGGAGGGDAATATVEVDTRTVDLYAEDTVLVTSDGLVDAQTDAPALYRHYVDSGKSEAAAERIRDKAVTDENLRDVVLSADSLPAAGETFIEMANERGGKDNLSVLLFGDDGLPETPAEDSVPVRDIDPSRRPLDRDTALLSDE; encoded by the coding sequence ATGCGATACAGCACACACTACGACACTGGCGACGCCAAACGGGGGGACGGAATCAACGAGGACAGCCTCTCGATGACGGTCTTCGAGGACGGGCATCGGGAGGGGCACGGGATCGGGAGCGAACGGGGGACCGACGAGCCGACACCGTCGTCGACGCGCTCGGTCGGCGTGTTCGTCCTCGCCGACGGCGCTGGGGGCCACGACGCCGGTGACGTCGCCTCGTATCTCGCGACGACCGGGATCGCGGAACGACTGGCTCCGGTCGCGATCCGTGCGGCCCGCGGACGGCCGGAGCGGTTCGACATCGAGATCGACGACGGGGTTCTACCCGAGGAGTCGACCGCCGTGAGCCTGCGATCGGCGATAACCGACGCCGTGGTCGAGACCCACCGCGACATCCTGCGGTACGTCGGGTCCGCGGGGACTCGCTCGTATACAACCGCAGTCGCGGGGATCTGTCTAGACGGGCGGCTCCATCTGGGATGGGTCGGCGACAGTCGAACCTACGTCGTCAACGAGGCGACAGGGCGGATCGCCCGGCTGACGAAAGACCACGCGCTGGTCCAGCGCTGGGCTGAGGCGGGCGAGATCGACGAACTCGAATCGCAGGTCCACCCGCGGGGAAACGAGATCACCCGCGCACTCGGTGGAGCGGGCGGGGGGGACGCCGCGACGGCGACCGTCGAGGTCGACACGCGGACGGTGGATCTCTACGCGGAGGACACCGTGTTGGTCACCAGCGACGGACTCGTGGACGCACAGACCGACGCGCCGGCGCTGTACCGTCACTACGTCGATTCCGGGAAGTCCGAGGCCGCCGCCGAACGCATCCGTGATAAGGCGGTGACGGACGAAAATCTCCGTGACGTGGTCCTGTCGGCGGATTCGCTCCCGGCGGCCGGGGAGACGTTCATCGAGATGGCAAACGAACGAGGTGGGAAAGACAATCTCTCGGTGCTGCTGTTCGGCGACGACGGACTCCCGGAGACGCCGGCCGAGGACTCGGTGCCGGTTCGGGACATCGATCCGAGCCGTCGACCGCTCGACCGAGACACGGCCCTGTTGTCCGACGAGTGA
- a CDS encoding halocyanin domain-containing protein, with protein sequence MTRRQFAQATAGMAALGATATVSAQESPDYGGWFSDVSNFEGTVDKRGQDTVEVTVGAQGNNGAFAFDPPAVMVNPGTEVVWTWTGEGGGHNVVSDGDGPLDSGSIVSEADTTYSHTFESEGIYKYVCTPHAGLGMKGAVVVRPGEPSGGTADSGSQSASETETTASTASETAASTDTNSGGETDQQQSGGAVTGPLGTFAAVIAIAFLSPLAFAALLRRRTDD encoded by the coding sequence ATGACCCGACGACAGTTCGCCCAGGCGACGGCCGGAATGGCCGCGCTGGGCGCTACGGCGACAGTATCGGCCCAGGAATCGCCCGACTACGGCGGCTGGTTCAGTGACGTCTCGAACTTCGAGGGCACCGTCGACAAGCGCGGCCAGGACACCGTCGAGGTTACCGTCGGCGCACAGGGCAACAACGGCGCGTTCGCGTTCGATCCGCCCGCGGTGATGGTCAACCCCGGGACGGAAGTGGTGTGGACCTGGACCGGCGAGGGTGGCGGCCACAACGTGGTCTCCGACGGCGACGGGCCACTGGATTCGGGATCGATCGTCTCCGAAGCCGACACGACCTACAGCCACACCTTCGAGAGCGAAGGGATCTACAAGTACGTCTGTACGCCACACGCCGGTTTGGGTATGAAAGGCGCTGTCGTCGTCCGGCCCGGAGAACCAAGCGGTGGCACTGCCGACAGCGGGAGCCAGTCGGCAAGCGAGACGGAGACGACGGCGTCGACCGCTAGCGAGACGGCTGCGTCCACCGACACGAACAGCGGCGGAGAGACAGACCAGCAACAGTCCGGCGGAGCCGTCACCGGCCCGCTGGGAACGTTCGCCGCGGTGATCGCGATAGCGTTCCTCTCACCGCTTGCGTTCGCTGCCCTGTTACGGCGACGGACAGACGACTGA